One window of the Chitinimonas sp. BJYL2 genome contains the following:
- the flgC gene encoding flagellar basal body rod protein FlgC, translating to MSLFRVFDIAGSAMTAQSIRLNATASNLANAESATSSTGQPYRAKQVVFAATPLYGNQPQAVGVKVNAVSEDQSPARLVYDPKNPLADATGYIAMPNVNVVEEMTNMISASRSFQTNADMMNTAKALLQRTLQLGQA from the coding sequence ATGTCACTCTTTCGCGTATTCGACATTGCCGGTTCGGCAATGACCGCGCAGTCGATCCGGCTCAACGCCACGGCCAGCAATCTGGCCAACGCGGAGAGTGCGACCAGTTCGACCGGTCAACCGTATCGCGCCAAGCAGGTGGTCTTTGCCGCCACACCCTTGTATGGCAATCAGCCACAAGCGGTGGGGGTGAAGGTCAATGCGGTGTCGGAAGATCAGTCGCCAGCGCGGCTGGTATACGACCCGAAGAATCCGCTGGCCGACGCAACGGGCTATATCGCCATGCCCAACGTGAATGTAGTGGAAGAGATGACCAACATGATTTCGGCGTCGCGCTCGTTCCAGACCAACGCCGACATGATGAACACGGCCAAAGCCCTGCTGCAGCGCACGCTGCAACTGGGTCAGGCTTGA
- the flgG gene encoding flagellar basal-body rod protein FlgG yields the protein MMRSLWIAKTGMDAMQMNIDVVSNNLANVNTNGFKRSRAVFEDLLYQTLRQPGGATSQQTQLPTGLQLGTGVKPVATERIHTQGNLQLTDNPYDLAINGRGFFQIEMPDGTIGYTRDGAFQLNNQGVIVTAEGYPLAGNITVPEGTLQFGVSRDGVVTALQAGQTQATQIGNVQLATFINPAGLLSAGENIYMETAASGAPQVGDPGQNGLGVLNQQYVETSNVNITEELINMIQAQRAYEINSRSIQTSDQMLQRLTQL from the coding sequence ATGATGCGCTCGCTATGGATCGCCAAAACCGGCATGGACGCGATGCAGATGAACATCGACGTCGTGTCCAACAACCTCGCCAACGTCAACACCAACGGCTTCAAACGCAGCCGCGCCGTGTTCGAGGATCTGCTGTATCAAACCCTGCGCCAGCCGGGTGGCGCAACCAGCCAGCAGACGCAGTTGCCTACGGGCCTGCAGCTCGGCACCGGCGTCAAGCCCGTGGCCACCGAGCGCATCCACACGCAGGGTAATCTGCAGTTGACGGATAACCCGTATGACCTCGCTATCAACGGTCGCGGCTTCTTCCAGATCGAAATGCCTGACGGCACGATTGGCTACACCCGTGATGGCGCGTTCCAGCTCAATAACCAGGGTGTGATCGTGACCGCCGAGGGCTATCCGCTCGCCGGCAACATCACTGTGCCCGAGGGTACGCTGCAATTCGGCGTCAGCCGCGATGGGGTGGTGACGGCACTGCAAGCCGGCCAGACCCAGGCTACGCAGATCGGCAATGTGCAGCTGGCTACTTTCATCAATCCGGCCGGTTTGCTGAGCGCGGGCGAGAACATCTATATGGAAACCGCGGCCTCGGGTGCGCCACAGGTGGGAGATCCCGGCCAGAATGGTCTGGGCGTGCTCAACCAGCAGTATGTGGAAACGTCCAACGTCAACATCACCGAAGAGCTGATCAACATGATCCAGGCGCAGCGCGCTTATGAGATCAACTCGCGGTCGATCCAGACGTCTGACCAGATGCTACAGCGCTTGACGCAGCTGTAA
- the cysD gene encoding sulfate adenylyltransferase subunit CysD has protein sequence MTTISPARLTHLKQLEAESIHIIREVAAEFDNPVMLYSIGKDSAVMLHLAKKAFAPGKPPFPLMHVDTTWKFQEMYKLRDQQAAEGWRLITHVNEEGVKAGINPFTAGSAKHTDVMKTESLKQALNKYGFDAAFGGARRDEEKSRAKERVYSFRDKNHRWDPKNQRPELWNIYNSRIDKGESIRVFPLSNWTELDIWQYIFLENIEIVPLYFSAERPVVNLNGTLVMIDDDRILQYLTPEQKASIQTKSVRFRTLGCYPLTGAVESTAATLPEIIQEMLLTTTSERQGRVIDHDSSGSMEKKKMEGYF, from the coding sequence ATGACAACGATTTCCCCTGCACGCCTGACTCATCTCAAACAGCTTGAGGCTGAGTCCATCCATATCATCCGCGAGGTAGCCGCCGAGTTTGACAACCCGGTGATGCTGTATTCAATCGGCAAGGATTCGGCCGTGATGCTGCATCTGGCCAAGAAGGCCTTTGCCCCTGGCAAGCCGCCGTTTCCGCTGATGCATGTGGATACGACCTGGAAGTTCCAGGAGATGTACAAGCTACGTGATCAGCAGGCGGCAGAAGGCTGGAGACTGATCACGCATGTGAACGAAGAAGGGGTGAAAGCCGGCATCAACCCGTTTACCGCCGGTTCGGCCAAGCACACCGATGTGATGAAGACCGAGAGCCTGAAGCAGGCGCTCAACAAATACGGCTTTGATGCCGCATTTGGGGGTGCGCGACGTGATGAGGAAAAAAGCCGCGCCAAGGAGCGTGTCTATTCCTTCCGCGACAAGAACCACCGCTGGGACCCGAAGAACCAGCGCCCGGAACTCTGGAATATCTACAACTCGCGTATCGACAAGGGCGAAAGCATCCGCGTCTTCCCTTTGTCGAACTGGACCGAGCTGGATATCTGGCAATACATCTTTCTCGAAAATATCGAGATCGTGCCATTGTATTTCTCGGCCGAACGACCCGTCGTGAACCTGAACGGTACGCTGGTCATGATTGATGACGATCGCATCCTCCAGTACCTGACGCCCGAGCAGAAAGCCAGCATCCAGACCAAGTCCGTGCGCTTCCGCACGTTGGGCTGCTACCCGCTGACGGGGGCCGTGGAGTCCACTGCGGCCACGCTGCCCGAGATCATTCAGGAAATGCTGCTGACGACAACCAGCGAACGGCAGGGCAGGGTGATCGATCACGATTCGAGCGGCTCGATGGAAAAGAAAAAGATGGAAGGGTACTTCTGA
- a CDS encoding 23S rRNA (adenine(2030)-N(6))-methyltransferase RlmJ: protein MLSYRHAFHAGNHADVLKHYLLVRLLDYLNQKDKPYWYVDTHAGAGAYQLDSHYASKNAEFAGGIARLWQRHDLPAGLAQYVDVVRGLNQDGKLLHYPGSPLVAAPLLRQGDRLRLFELHPTDFPILENNMATLRRQAKLFKSDGFAGLKAVLPPEPRRGLVLIDPPYEEKQDYQRVVQAMEEALRRFPTGTYAIWYPMLQRYESRQLPENLKHLPVKSWLHASLTVHTPNEDGFGMHGSGMFILNPPWRLHEELSTTLPYLRTHLALDPGASYQLEQLAG, encoded by the coding sequence ATGCTGAGTTACCGCCACGCCTTTCACGCCGGCAACCATGCCGATGTGCTCAAGCACTATCTGCTTGTCCGTCTGCTTGATTACCTGAACCAGAAGGACAAGCCCTACTGGTATGTGGACACCCACGCCGGTGCTGGCGCTTATCAGCTCGATAGCCACTATGCGAGCAAGAATGCCGAGTTTGCCGGCGGGATTGCTCGGCTCTGGCAGCGCCACGATCTGCCGGCAGGCTTGGCACAGTATGTCGATGTGGTACGCGGGCTCAATCAGGACGGCAAGCTGCTGCATTATCCGGGCTCGCCGCTAGTGGCCGCCCCGCTACTCAGGCAAGGCGATCGGTTGCGCTTGTTCGAGCTGCATCCAACGGATTTTCCGATACTTGAAAACAATATGGCGACACTGCGGCGTCAGGCCAAGCTGTTCAAGTCGGACGGCTTTGCTGGCCTCAAGGCCGTGCTACCGCCCGAACCACGCCGGGGTCTGGTGCTGATTGACCCACCGTATGAAGAGAAGCAGGATTACCAGCGCGTGGTGCAAGCCATGGAAGAAGCCCTGCGCCGCTTCCCGACCGGGACCTATGCGATCTGGTATCCGATGCTGCAACGCTATGAATCGCGCCAGCTGCCTGAGAATCTCAAGCACTTGCCGGTCAAGAGCTGGTTGCACGCGAGCCTGACGGTACACACGCCGAATGAGGACGGATTCGGCATGCATGGCAGCGGCATGTTCATCCTTAATCCGCCTTGGCGCCTGCATGAAGAGCTGAGTACCACCCTGCCCTATCTGCGCACCCACTTGGCGCTGGACCCCGGTGCGAGCTATCAACTCGAACAACTTGCCGGTTGA
- the flgB gene encoding flagellar basal body rod protein FlgB: protein MLSSINKHFAFNEAALKLRATRQEVIASNIANADTPGYKARDFDFAQALGNAVASQRGANQGMGMARTDGRHLAGNSRSVLEADLLYRNDVQPSIDGNTVDMNIEMANFTDNAVRYQASLTFMQKRIEGMRSALQSQ from the coding sequence ATGCTTTCGAGCATCAACAAGCACTTTGCCTTCAATGAAGCGGCGCTGAAATTGCGCGCCACGCGTCAGGAAGTCATTGCCAGCAATATCGCCAACGCCGATACCCCGGGCTACAAGGCCCGCGATTTCGACTTTGCGCAGGCGCTGGGCAACGCTGTGGCATCACAGCGCGGTGCCAATCAGGGCATGGGCATGGCGCGGACAGATGGCCGGCACCTTGCGGGCAACAGCCGCAGCGTGCTCGAAGCCGATCTGCTGTATCGGAATGATGTGCAGCCCTCCATCGATGGCAACACGGTGGACATGAATATCGAGATGGCGAACTTTACCGACAACGCCGTCCGCTATCAGGCCAGTCTGACCTTCATGCAGAAACGCATTGAAGGCATGCGCTCGGCGCTGCAGTCGCAATAA
- the cysN gene encoding sulfate adenylyltransferase subunit CysN gives MSHQSDLIASDILAYLKQHENKDLLRFITCGNVDDGKSTLIGRLLHDSKLIFEDQLAAIKKDSQKYNTTDDEFDLALLVDGLQAEREQGITIDVAYRYFSTDKRKFIIADCPGHEQYTRNMATGASTSNLAIILIDARYGVQTQTRRHSFIVSLLGIKHVIVAVNKMDLVDFDQAVFDRIRADYLAFTEGLGIPDIRFVPISALRGDNVVNASERAPWYTGGTLMQLLESVEIDHDVHLDAFRLPVQYVNRPNLDFRGFCGTIAAGHVAPGDTVVALPSGKQSKVKAIVTYEGEQPAAFAGQAITLTLEDEIDVSRGDMLVKANETRPNVATAFDAHIVWMNEQPLQLGKEYLFKLAGKQVSGRVVQLLQRIDVNTLAPSSADELALNEIGLCRIQLNAPAVFDAYRESRASGSLIVIDRLSNATAGAGMIEAAAVAEQGAGESDELARLRAFEVELNTLVRKYFPHWEARDIGTLLKR, from the coding sequence ATGTCTCACCAATCCGACCTGATCGCCAGCGACATCCTGGCTTACCTCAAGCAGCACGAGAACAAGGATCTGCTGCGCTTCATCACCTGCGGTAATGTCGATGACGGCAAGTCCACGCTGATCGGTCGCCTGCTGCACGATTCAAAGCTGATTTTCGAGGACCAGCTGGCCGCCATCAAGAAGGACAGCCAGAAGTACAACACGACCGATGACGAGTTCGATCTCGCGCTGCTGGTCGATGGTCTGCAAGCCGAGCGCGAGCAGGGCATCACCATCGACGTGGCCTACCGATACTTCAGCACCGACAAGCGCAAGTTCATCATTGCCGACTGCCCGGGCCATGAGCAGTACACGCGCAATATGGCGACGGGTGCATCGACCAGCAATCTCGCCATCATCCTCATCGACGCGCGCTATGGCGTGCAGACCCAGACTCGCCGCCACAGCTTCATCGTGAGCCTGTTGGGCATCAAGCATGTGATTGTGGCGGTCAACAAGATGGACCTGGTCGATTTTGATCAGGCTGTGTTTGACCGTATCCGTGCGGATTACCTCGCGTTTACCGAAGGGCTGGGCATACCCGATATCCGCTTCGTGCCGATTTCTGCACTGCGTGGCGACAATGTAGTCAACGCATCCGAACGCGCGCCTTGGTACACCGGCGGCACGCTGATGCAGCTGCTTGAATCGGTAGAAATCGATCACGACGTGCATCTGGATGCTTTCCGGCTCCCGGTGCAATACGTGAACCGGCCGAATCTGGATTTCCGCGGTTTCTGCGGCACGATTGCCGCTGGCCACGTTGCGCCAGGCGACACCGTAGTGGCGCTGCCTTCCGGGAAGCAGAGCAAGGTCAAGGCCATTGTCACCTACGAGGGCGAGCAGCCAGCGGCCTTTGCGGGCCAGGCCATCACACTCACACTCGAAGACGAGATCGATGTGTCGCGCGGCGACATGCTCGTCAAGGCCAACGAAACCCGTCCCAATGTGGCGACCGCATTCGATGCCCATATCGTGTGGATGAACGAGCAGCCGCTGCAACTGGGCAAGGAGTATCTGTTCAAGCTGGCCGGCAAGCAGGTGAGCGGCCGGGTGGTACAGCTGCTGCAGCGTATCGACGTCAACACCCTGGCACCCAGCAGCGCTGACGAGCTGGCGCTCAACGAAATCGGTCTGTGCCGCATCCAGCTCAATGCTCCGGCCGTATTCGATGCCTACCGTGAAAGCCGCGCCTCAGGCAGCTTGATCGTGATCGATCGGCTCAGCAATGCCACGGCTGGTGCCGGCATGATCGAAGCCGCGGCAGTAGCAGAGCAGGGGGCGGGTGAATCGGACGAGCTGGCGCGTCTGCGTGCGTTTGAAGTGGAGCTGAACACGCTGGTGCGCAAATACTTCCCGCACTGGGAAGCGCGCGATATCGGCACTTTGCTCAAGCGCTGA
- a CDS encoding flagellar hook-basal body complex protein, which yields MGFQQGLSGLNSASKFLDVVGNNVANANTVGYKGSRAEFADIYANTLASTNVQVGIGGRTSNVAQQFAQGAITSTNNPLDIAIQGNGFFRMIDPAGSYSYARNGQFQLDREGYIVNNGQKLAGYIANNDNQLVTGATPQPIQIKTSNIGAQATGGSTQVNAGLRMGMNFDARSPIVNRGTGTVSLTGLVLDTAAAVASTLTYQTRVVDSAGRFHTVDVQLTKTADEVVGVSPETWSVATRLDDLGTGGTFTPTGTILQFTGGILSSGSSHNVSYKLGSPPAAYGTTPLNFTLNFAGATLGAATVAPNLTTNDTSLLNTSVAVSDSNLDSTTPANTTAAPVPASQRTYTQRVLDPDGYPVDLTITVEKIGDHQWAVGYTSVPSTTPLGANPGGPVNLAVPTIPITAGSLIFNEQGQLLSGSPLTAQYEYSAGEFMDIEINLSGLTETASAFTAGTTEARSTPSVTPSDPSSYTHSTSATVYDSQGVPHTMTMYFSKVAVNTWEVQTSFDGGEPVTQPGYVTFDAAGKMQPGGLDQFFYTSPIPSPSGAQTPLAFNTFFTGTTQFGSQFGVNELTQDGYADGSITGLSIGKDGLILGRYSNGQNRTIGQITLFNFANPQGLQPLGDNRWAESFASNQARLGTPGTSDFGVLQSGAVEDSNIDLTKELVDMITAQRSYQANAQTIRTQDQMLQTLVNLR from the coding sequence ATGGGTTTCCAGCAAGGTCTCAGCGGTCTTAATTCGGCCTCCAAGTTCCTCGACGTAGTCGGTAACAACGTCGCCAATGCCAACACGGTGGGCTACAAGGGCTCGCGTGCCGAATTTGCCGATATCTATGCCAATACGCTGGCCAGCACGAACGTCCAGGTGGGGATTGGTGGCCGCACCTCGAACGTGGCGCAACAGTTTGCCCAAGGCGCGATTACCAGTACCAACAATCCTCTGGATATTGCCATCCAGGGTAACGGCTTCTTCCGCATGATCGACCCAGCCGGCTCCTACAGCTATGCCCGTAATGGCCAGTTCCAGCTCGATCGCGAAGGTTACATCGTCAATAACGGCCAGAAGCTGGCGGGTTACATTGCCAATAACGATAATCAGCTGGTGACCGGCGCGACACCGCAGCCGATCCAGATCAAGACCTCCAACATTGGCGCGCAAGCAACGGGGGGCTCCACACAGGTCAATGCCGGATTGCGGATGGGGATGAACTTCGACGCCCGCAGCCCGATTGTCAACCGTGGCACAGGTACGGTGTCGCTGACTGGCCTGGTGCTCGATACGGCAGCAGCTGTGGCCAGCACACTGACCTACCAGACCCGTGTTGTCGATTCGGCGGGACGCTTCCACACTGTGGATGTGCAACTGACCAAAACCGCCGACGAAGTCGTGGGTGTCAGCCCGGAAACCTGGTCTGTCGCAACCCGGCTGGATGACCTGGGCACCGGTGGCACCTTTACCCCGACCGGCACGATTCTTCAGTTCACTGGCGGCATCCTGTCCAGCGGCTCCAGCCATAACGTGTCATACAAACTGGGCTCGCCGCCAGCCGCCTACGGCACCACGCCGCTGAATTTCACGCTCAACTTTGCCGGTGCCACGCTCGGTGCCGCAACCGTGGCGCCGAACCTGACAACCAACGACACCTCTTTGCTCAACACTTCGGTGGCGGTGTCGGATTCGAATCTGGACTCCACCACGCCAGCCAACACCACGGCTGCCCCAGTTCCTGCTTCTCAGCGTACCTACACACAACGCGTGCTGGACCCGGATGGCTACCCGGTGGATCTGACCATTACCGTGGAAAAGATCGGCGATCATCAGTGGGCCGTGGGTTACACCAGTGTGCCATCGACGACCCCGCTGGGCGCGAACCCAGGCGGCCCGGTCAACCTTGCCGTACCCACCATTCCGATCACGGCCGGCTCGCTGATTTTCAATGAACAGGGGCAGTTGCTCAGTGGCTCACCGCTTACGGCGCAGTATGAATACTCGGCCGGCGAGTTCATGGATATCGAGATCAACCTCAGTGGCCTGACTGAAACGGCATCCGCCTTTACGGCGGGCACGACCGAAGCACGGAGTACGCCATCGGTCACACCATCCGACCCCTCAAGCTACACGCATTCGACTTCGGCCACGGTGTATGACTCTCAGGGCGTGCCCCACACCATGACCATGTATTTCAGCAAGGTGGCCGTCAACACCTGGGAAGTGCAGACCAGTTTCGACGGCGGCGAGCCGGTCACGCAGCCCGGCTATGTGACCTTTGATGCTGCCGGCAAGATGCAGCCAGGCGGGCTGGACCAGTTCTTCTATACCTCGCCGATTCCGTCGCCGAGCGGTGCGCAGACACCCCTGGCCTTCAATACTTTCTTTACCGGCACCACCCAGTTCGGCAGCCAGTTCGGCGTGAACGAACTGACTCAGGATGGCTATGCCGATGGCAGCATCACCGGCCTGAGCATCGGCAAGGATGGTTTGATTCTCGGTCGCTATTCCAACGGCCAGAACCGCACTATCGGTCAGATCACCCTGTTCAACTTCGCAAACCCGCAGGGCTTGCAGCCGCTAGGCGATAACCGCTGGGCCGAGAGCTTTGCCTCGAATCAGGCGCGTCTCGGTACACCGGGTACCAGTGACTTCGGCGTGTTGCAGTCGGGTGCGGTGGAGGATTCAAACATTGACCTGACCAAGGAGCTGGTAGACATGATCACTGCCCAGCGCTCCTACCAGGCCAACGCGCAAACGATCCGGACGCAGGATCAGATGCTGCAGACTCTGGTGAATCTCCGTTAA
- a CDS encoding flagellar basal body L-ring protein FlgH, translating to MIRKLIVLTPLLLTACASSVPPTIITQPTSVRPMAQAPVVLANGSIYQTAGARMMFEDPLARRLGDNLTVMIEEQVNASSNSAITAERSSENTTEIAAAANSRLYNGLLGGLNLDAASSNKHDGKGTARSSNSFRGSITAQVTDVLANGNLVIAGEKQVNIRGEISYLRVSGIVNPADVKAGNVVSSNRIAEARIEEMGSGTIASADRAGWLQKFFFSFLPF from the coding sequence ATGATCCGCAAACTGATCGTACTGACCCCGCTGCTGCTCACCGCCTGTGCCAGCAGCGTGCCGCCCACCATCATCACGCAACCCACCAGTGTTCGGCCCATGGCACAGGCACCGGTGGTGCTGGCCAATGGCAGCATCTACCAGACCGCGGGTGCGCGCATGATGTTCGAGGACCCGCTTGCACGCCGGCTGGGCGACAACCTGACGGTGATGATCGAAGAGCAGGTGAATGCATCGAGCAATTCGGCCATCACCGCAGAGCGCAGCTCGGAAAACACCACCGAAATTGCCGCTGCCGCCAATTCGCGTCTTTACAACGGTTTGCTGGGTGGTTTGAATCTGGATGCTGCCTCCTCCAACAAGCACGATGGCAAGGGAACGGCGCGTTCGAGCAACAGCTTCCGTGGCTCGATCACAGCGCAGGTAACGGACGTGCTGGCCAATGGCAACCTCGTGATCGCCGGTGAAAAACAGGTCAATATTCGCGGCGAGATCAGTTACTTGCGGGTATCCGGCATCGTGAACCCTGCCGATGTGAAGGCAGGCAATGTGGTATCCTCAAACCGCATCGCCGAGGCCCGTATTGAAGAAATGGGCAGCGGCACGATTGCCAGCGCTGACCGCGCCGGCTGGTTGCAGAAATTCTTCTTCAGCTTCTTGCCCTTCTAG
- the flgF gene encoding flagellar basal-body rod protein FlgF codes for MDRLIYVAMTGAKHATMQQATVANNLANASTPGFKQELSASRAVQAVGGTGYQTRTFTVEQTTGSDFSPGPLQTTGRDLDIAVTTEGLFAVQTGNGEAYTRNGSLQIDATGMLKTREGFPVQGDAGPIIVPENSVLTFGKDGTISAAPVNDPAQVNEIGRLKLVKPNDRDLERGNDGLFRLRDGTPAQVDASVQISSGMLEASNVNAVEQLVKMIDYQRNYDLQVRMLQSADQNARAAAQIMSMN; via the coding sequence ATGGACAGGCTAATTTATGTGGCGATGACGGGTGCCAAGCATGCAACCATGCAGCAGGCCACCGTCGCCAACAATCTTGCCAACGCGAGCACGCCAGGCTTCAAGCAGGAGCTGTCGGCGTCGCGCGCTGTACAGGCCGTGGGCGGTACGGGTTACCAGACGCGCACTTTCACGGTCGAGCAGACGACGGGCTCGGATTTCTCGCCCGGCCCTTTGCAGACTACCGGTCGCGATCTCGATATTGCCGTCACCACAGAAGGCCTGTTTGCCGTGCAAACCGGCAATGGCGAAGCCTACACGCGCAATGGCAGCCTGCAGATCGACGCGACCGGCATGCTCAAGACACGCGAGGGTTTCCCGGTGCAGGGCGATGCCGGCCCGATCATCGTGCCTGAAAACTCGGTCCTGACCTTCGGTAAAGACGGCACGATCAGCGCCGCCCCGGTCAACGACCCCGCGCAGGTCAATGAGATTGGCCGTCTCAAGCTGGTCAAACCGAATGATCGCGATCTCGAACGCGGCAATGACGGTCTTTTCCGTCTGCGCGACGGTACGCCGGCTCAGGTTGATGCCAGCGTGCAGATCAGCAGCGGCATGCTGGAAGCCAGCAATGTGAATGCCGTCGAACAACTGGTGAAGATGATCGATTACCAGCGCAATTACGACTTGCAGGTACGGATGTTGCAATCAGCCGATCAGAACGCCCGTGCTGCGGCGCAGATCATGAGCATGAACTGA
- a CDS encoding flagellar hook assembly protein FlgD has translation MTTAVNSSADVFSNLNQARDSKSKTQEMQDRFLKLLITQLQSQDPMNPMDSAESTAQMAQMSMVSGIENLNSSITSMMTTFNASQGFQAASLIGKQVLVEGDTMSFDGEKPMNAQVLVPEGGARVKLTIYGAGNQKLDEIDMGQLTAGKQPIEWDGKDASGNPLPAGKYYLSATAQSSSGAETMLRTMTYMGVSSVSLDGGNVNVQLADGRTLPYSQISSIM, from the coding sequence ATGACAACCGCCGTCAATAGCAGCGCCGATGTATTCAGCAACCTGAATCAAGCGCGCGACAGCAAAAGCAAGACGCAGGAGATGCAGGATCGCTTTCTCAAGCTCCTGATCACCCAGCTGCAAAGCCAGGACCCCATGAATCCCATGGACAGTGCCGAAAGCACGGCACAGATGGCGCAGATGAGCATGGTGAGCGGGATCGAGAACCTGAATTCCAGCATCACCAGCATGATGACCACATTCAATGCCAGCCAGGGTTTTCAGGCGGCATCACTCATCGGCAAGCAGGTGCTGGTCGAAGGCGACACCATGAGCTTCGACGGCGAGAAGCCCATGAATGCGCAGGTGCTGGTTCCCGAAGGTGGCGCACGGGTCAAACTGACCATCTATGGCGCCGGCAACCAGAAGCTCGACGAAATCGACATGGGTCAGCTTACCGCAGGCAAGCAACCCATCGAGTGGGATGGCAAGGATGCCAGCGGCAATCCTTTACCGGCCGGCAAATATTACCTCTCGGCCACGGCGCAGTCGTCGTCCGGTGCCGAAACCATGCTGCGGACCATGACTTACATGGGTGTCAGCAGTGTGTCGCTGGATGGTGGCAATGTGAACGTACAGCTTGCCGACGGACGTACGCTTCCATACAGCCAGATCAGCAGCATCATGTAA